From Candidatus Sphingomonas colombiensis, one genomic window encodes:
- a CDS encoding GGDEF domain-containing protein, translating to MAELKRLRDQLADLAGRDALTGLHNRRSLEHHLTTEYTRLGRSQDWLSVIMVDIDFFKQFNDTYRHQAGDRCIAMVAAALTRAVKRVSDISARYGGEEFACILPGSDPIAAETVAQEIKLQVQSLNVPHETSGVSPYVTVSIGVASARYDAEIDLDRWIAEADGQLYRSKTAGRDRICSAEFASIDLDRIAASALMRR from the coding sequence ATTGCCGAGCTGAAACGATTACGCGATCAACTGGCTGATCTCGCGGGGCGCGACGCGCTTACCGGCCTTCATAATCGCCGGTCGCTCGAGCATCATCTGACCACCGAATATACCCGGCTCGGACGGTCGCAAGACTGGCTCTCGGTGATCATGGTCGACATCGATTTCTTCAAACAATTCAACGATACATATAGACATCAGGCAGGCGATCGCTGCATTGCCATGGTTGCCGCTGCGCTGACGCGTGCGGTGAAGCGGGTAAGTGATATCTCCGCGCGCTATGGCGGGGAGGAGTTCGCTTGTATTCTGCCCGGCTCGGATCCGATCGCCGCAGAAACCGTGGCGCAGGAAATCAAGCTGCAGGTGCAATCGCTCAACGTTCCACACGAGACGTCAGGCGTGAGCCCTTACGTGACGGTAAGCATTGGCGTGGCCAGTGCGAGGTACGATGCAGAAATTGATCTTGATCGTTGGATTGCGGAGGCGGATGGACAACTCTATCGTAGCAAGACCGCAGGGCGGGATCGTATCTGTTCTGCCGAATTCGCGTCGATCGACCTTGACCGGATTGCTGCATCTGCGCTGATGCGTCGTTGA
- a CDS encoding type II toxin-antitoxin system ParD family antitoxin, whose translation MAGKAISVTLGEMASHAERYLSSGRYASMSEVMRAGLRALDREEAVLDGLVRARVEEALADSRPAVPLREAFAQVRAAAAKSAA comes from the coding sequence ATGGCCGGAAAGGCAATCTCTGTTACCTTGGGTGAAATGGCCTCTCACGCCGAGCGCTATCTGTCGTCAGGCCGGTATGCGTCGATGAGCGAGGTCATGCGCGCAGGCCTACGCGCACTCGATCGCGAAGAAGCAGTTCTTGACGGATTGGTTCGCGCACGCGTCGAGGAAGCGTTGGCGGATTCCCGGCCCGCCGTTCCGCTCAGGGAGGCTTTCGCTCAGGTTCGCGCGGCGGCCGCCAAGTCGGCCGCATGA
- a CDS encoding type II toxin-antitoxin system RelE/ParE family toxin — MIYAVQLSPLAIEDLIELHRWVSDETDPATASGYLDRIEERIASLSQFPDRGTPRDDLITGIRTLAFERRLLVAYMVDGSIVTVLRVINAARDLASLFTN; from the coding sequence ATGATCTATGCGGTGCAGCTTTCGCCGCTGGCAATCGAGGACCTGATAGAGTTGCACCGCTGGGTGAGCGATGAGACCGATCCAGCGACGGCAAGTGGATACCTTGATCGGATTGAAGAACGCATTGCATCACTGTCGCAATTTCCCGATCGCGGTACGCCTCGCGATGACCTGATTACCGGCATCAGAACGCTGGCGTTTGAGCGCCGCCTTCTGGTCGCTTATATGGTGGATGGCAGCATCGTTACGGTGCTGCGCGTTATCAATGCAGCGCGCGACCTTGCGTCGCTTTTCACCAATTAG